The following are from one region of the Phycisphaerae bacterium genome:
- a CDS encoding S1 RNA-binding domain-containing protein: MPDDRNDKAAFSGGPDYSPNDSLDQELSDALGSMSLESLLDLDMPQAGGAVGEGVRRGKVIAINGSDIFVDLGGKSQGVITAEQFAGKDLPAVGDWIEVTIEGYDGSEGLLVLSRQGAVKAAVWQQIKEGDLVEGRVTDHNKGGLSLDIDGIKAFMPISQISLERIESEELGKYDNQRLRCEVIEVRRDEHSLVVSRRSVLKSEEELARKQAFETLVEGQTVFGTVRTIMPYGAFVDIGGVDGLLHIGDMSHARVKDPHDIVTEGQQLELKVLKIDRDARRIGLGLKQVMPDPWASIDVKYPVDTVLTGRVMKLMDFGAFVELEPGVDGLVPISEMSFERRIGHPREVISEGEVVKVRVLKVDSQAGRISLSIKRVGDDPWMGASLRWPKDGIVDGTVKRTSDFGAFIELTPGVEGLCHISELSDTRVRQVTDVLKVGQQVRVKVLEVEEDRRRISLSLKQAVDAAEYTPESVSAPDAARESKKRKRPLKGGLEW; the protein is encoded by the coding sequence ATGCCAGACGATCGCAACGACAAGGCCGCGTTTAGCGGCGGGCCGGACTATTCCCCCAACGATTCTCTCGATCAGGAGCTGAGCGACGCCCTGGGGAGCATGAGCCTGGAAAGCCTGCTGGACCTGGACATGCCGCAGGCCGGTGGGGCGGTGGGGGAAGGCGTCCGCCGGGGCAAAGTGATTGCGATCAACGGGAGCGACATCTTCGTAGACCTTGGCGGCAAGAGTCAGGGGGTAATCACGGCCGAACAGTTTGCCGGGAAGGACCTGCCGGCGGTCGGCGATTGGATTGAAGTAACGATCGAGGGGTACGACGGCTCGGAGGGTCTGCTGGTCTTGTCGCGGCAGGGGGCGGTCAAGGCGGCGGTTTGGCAGCAGATCAAGGAAGGGGATCTGGTCGAGGGCCGGGTTACCGATCACAACAAGGGTGGTCTGTCGTTGGATATCGACGGCATCAAGGCATTCATGCCGATCAGTCAGATATCGCTGGAGAGAATCGAGAGTGAAGAGCTTGGCAAGTATGACAACCAGCGGCTCCGTTGCGAGGTGATCGAGGTTCGGCGCGACGAGCACAGCCTGGTGGTGTCGCGTCGTTCGGTGCTCAAATCGGAGGAGGAACTCGCCCGAAAGCAGGCGTTCGAGACGCTGGTTGAGGGGCAGACGGTTTTCGGCACGGTTCGCACGATCATGCCTTACGGGGCGTTCGTGGACATCGGAGGCGTGGATGGGTTGCTGCACATTGGCGACATGAGCCACGCTCGGGTCAAGGACCCTCACGACATTGTGACCGAGGGGCAGCAACTCGAGTTGAAGGTGCTCAAGATCGATCGGGACGCGCGTAGGATCGGATTGGGGCTCAAGCAGGTCATGCCGGATCCGTGGGCGAGTATTGACGTCAAGTATCCCGTCGATACCGTTCTAACCGGCCGGGTCATGAAGCTCATGGACTTCGGGGCGTTCGTCGAGTTGGAGCCGGGCGTCGACGGTCTTGTGCCGATCAGCGAGATGAGCTTTGAGCGGCGTATTGGCCATCCCCGAGAAGTGATCAGCGAGGGTGAGGTCGTCAAGGTTCGAGTTCTCAAGGTGGATTCCCAGGCTGGCCGCATCAGCCTCTCGATCAAGCGGGTTGGTGATGATCCGTGGATGGGGGCCTCGCTGCGATGGCCCAAGGACGGCATCGTCGACGGTACGGTGAAGCGGACCAGCGACTTTGGCGCTTTCATCGAGTTGACTCCGGGTGTCGAGGGGCTGTGTCACATCAGCGAGTTGAGCGACACGCGGGTCCGACAAGTGACCGATGTGCTGAAGGTCGGGCAGCAGGTGCGTGTCAAGGTGCTGGAGGTCGAGGAAGACCGTCGCCGCATCTCTCTGTCTCTCAAGCAAGCCGTTGATGCTGCCGAGTACACTCCTGAATCGGTATCTGCACCCGATGCTGCTCGCGAGTCCAAGAAGCGGAAGAGGCCGCTGAAGGGCGGCCTCGAGTGGTAG
- a CDS encoding NAD(P)-dependent oxidoreductase: MIAITSKTQIGWVGTGVMGASMCGHLLRKGYPVVVFNRTRAKAESLIGLGAPWVDSPAAAAQQAGIVFTMVGFPEDVREVYFGKKGVLAGVKPGTVLVDMTTTRPSLAREIHAAAAAKGVHALDAPVSGGDVGAREAKLSIMVGGDREVFEALRSVLGIMGPNVVFQGPPGAGQNAKMCNQIVIAGTMIGVCESLLYGFRAGLDLETMLSSIRGGAAACWTLDKLAPRILRRDFEPGFFVEHFVKDMRIALEEAQQMGVSLPGLALVHQLYMAVIAQGYGRKGTHALMRALEGLSNVVL, from the coding sequence ATGATCGCGATCACATCCAAGACTCAGATCGGTTGGGTCGGCACCGGCGTGATGGGGGCCAGTATGTGCGGGCACCTTCTGCGCAAGGGTTATCCGGTTGTGGTGTTCAATCGGACACGGGCCAAGGCGGAGTCGCTGATCGGCCTCGGTGCTCCGTGGGTGGACTCACCGGCGGCGGCGGCTCAGCAGGCCGGCATTGTCTTCACCATGGTTGGCTTCCCCGAGGACGTTCGGGAGGTGTACTTCGGCAAGAAAGGCGTCCTGGCGGGAGTGAAACCGGGGACTGTGCTTGTGGACATGACGACGACGCGGCCGTCGCTGGCCCGGGAGATACATGCGGCCGCCGCGGCCAAGGGCGTGCACGCACTGGATGCGCCGGTGTCGGGTGGGGATGTGGGGGCGCGCGAAGCCAAGTTGTCGATCATGGTGGGGGGTGATCGAGAGGTGTTCGAGGCTCTCAGGTCGGTGCTGGGGATCATGGGACCGAATGTCGTTTTTCAGGGGCCGCCCGGAGCGGGCCAGAATGCGAAAATGTGCAACCAGATTGTCATCGCAGGGACCATGATCGGGGTTTGCGAAAGCCTGCTGTATGGTTTTCGGGCCGGGCTTGACCTGGAGACGATGCTCAGTTCGATCCGTGGGGGGGCGGCGGCCTGCTGGACGTTGGACAAGCTGGCTCCCCGAATCCTCAGGCGAGACTTCGAGCCCGGCTTCTTCGTCGAGCATTTCGTGAAAGATATGCGGATTGCCCTGGAGGAGGCTCAGCAGATGGGGGTCTCTCTTCCCGGGTTGGCCTTGGTTCATCAGCTGTATATGGCCGTCATCGCCCAGGGTTATGGGAGGAAGGGTACCCATGCCCTGATGCGGGCGTTGGAGGGCCTCTCCAACGTGGTTCTGTGA
- the gspE gene encoding type II secretion system ATPase GspE, which translates to MKSTVACETSGYRAVSVGEILLERGLITSEQLETARAARKGPQDRIDRILVRMGFVEEREALKVVGEQMCIPVVDLTEVKIDPALLKQMPTRLIHKRQLIPIEKTADTLRVATAEAYDINAFDELRMLTGLKVEVVLASESEIQRLIRQHFGVGGSTIDEMIEEQEESEDVELLSESVDENGDLIEMAQEATVVKLVNDILAEAIRDKASDIHIEPFEHNLKIRYRIDGVLQSTPVPPQIQRFQAAIISRIKIMSNLNIAEKRLPQDGGFKARIHGREIDFRVSVVPTGYGEAVVLRILDRQSINLSLQQLGMADEVLETFETLITRPHGIILVTGPTGSGKTTTLYAALHTIVSDEIKILTIEDPIEYYLEGINQVQTSEKIGLSFSRALRSFLRHDPDVILVGEIRDRETAEVAINASLTGHLVFSTLHTNDAAGATTRLLDMGVEPFLVSSSVEGILAQRLVRSICKNCMEAYTPDYAALPADLKLEPGQQLHRGRGCRECRHIGYKGRLGIFELMTMNEEIRELVVQRASAGKILRAATHAGLRLLREDGWDKVRRGQTTPEEVLRVSKA; encoded by the coding sequence ATGAAGTCGACCGTGGCTTGTGAAACATCAGGATATCGAGCCGTGAGCGTAGGCGAAATACTGCTCGAACGCGGATTGATCACCTCAGAGCAGTTGGAGACCGCCAGAGCGGCCCGCAAGGGGCCGCAGGACCGCATCGATCGCATTTTGGTGCGCATGGGTTTCGTCGAGGAGCGTGAAGCTCTGAAGGTGGTCGGCGAGCAGATGTGCATTCCGGTGGTCGATCTCACCGAGGTCAAGATCGATCCGGCCCTGCTCAAGCAGATGCCGACCCGGCTGATCCACAAGCGGCAGCTGATCCCCATCGAGAAGACGGCTGACACCCTCCGCGTGGCCACGGCCGAGGCTTACGACATCAACGCCTTTGACGAGCTTCGGATGCTCACCGGGTTGAAGGTGGAGGTTGTCCTGGCCAGCGAGTCGGAGATTCAGCGGCTCATCCGGCAGCATTTCGGCGTTGGTGGTTCGACCATTGACGAGATGATCGAGGAGCAGGAGGAGTCCGAGGACGTCGAGCTGCTGAGCGAGTCGGTAGACGAGAACGGCGACCTGATCGAGATGGCCCAGGAGGCCACGGTCGTCAAGCTGGTGAATGATATCCTGGCCGAGGCGATCCGCGACAAAGCCAGTGATATTCACATCGAGCCCTTTGAGCACAATCTCAAGATCCGGTACCGCATCGACGGTGTTCTGCAGAGCACGCCGGTTCCGCCGCAGATCCAGCGGTTCCAGGCCGCGATCATCAGCCGCATCAAGATCATGAGCAACCTGAACATCGCGGAGAAGCGGCTACCGCAGGATGGCGGGTTCAAGGCCAGGATCCACGGCCGCGAGATTGACTTCCGTGTCTCCGTGGTGCCGACCGGCTACGGAGAGGCGGTCGTCCTGCGTATTCTGGACCGCCAGTCGATCAACCTGTCGTTACAGCAGTTGGGCATGGCGGACGAGGTGCTGGAGACCTTTGAGACGCTGATCACTCGGCCGCACGGCATCATTCTGGTCACCGGCCCGACCGGCAGCGGAAAGACGACCACGCTGTACGCGGCGCTGCATACCATCGTCTCGGACGAGATCAAGATCCTGACTATCGAGGACCCGATCGAGTATTACCTAGAGGGCATCAACCAGGTTCAGACCAGCGAGAAGATCGGCTTGAGCTTTTCCCGAGCGTTGCGGTCGTTCCTGCGTCATGACCCGGATGTCATCCTGGTCGGTGAAATTCGGGACCGCGAGACCGCAGAGGTGGCGATCAACGCGTCCCTCACCGGTCACCTGGTGTTCAGCACGCTGCACACCAACGACGCCGCCGGCGCCACCACGCGTCTGCTGGACATGGGGGTCGAGCCTTTCCTGGTATCGAGCTCGGTGGAAGGTATCCTGGCCCAGCGTCTGGTTCGCTCGATCTGCAAGAACTGCATGGAGGCCTACACGCCCGATTATGCGGCGTTGCCGGCCGATCTAAAGCTAGAGCCAGGCCAGCAGCTGCACCGGGGTCGCGGCTGCCGCGAGTGCCGCCACATCGGGTACAAGGGCCGGCTGGGCATCTTCGAGCTGATGACCATGAACGAGGAGATTCGCGAATTGGTCGTGCAGCGGGCCTCGGCCGGCAAGATCCTGCGGGCCGCCACCCACGCCGGTCTGCGACTCCTTCGCGAGGACGGGTGGGACAAGGTTCGCCGCGGACAAACGACCCCGGAAGAAGTCCTCCGGGTCAGCAAGGCATAG